The window ATACTACACGGCGGCAAAGATAGCGGAGCTTGGGTTTACTGTGAAGACCCTCTTGGACATGACGGATGATGAGCTTGATGACATGATGAGCAGCCTCTCTCAGATATTCCGCTGGGAGTTGCTTGTTGGGGAGAGGTATGGTATCAAAGCTGCCGTCAGAGCCGAGCGTCGCCACCTTGATGAGGAGGACTCTCGGCGGCGCAACCATGTCTCTGGTGATACCACTACCAATGCCCTTGATGCTCTCTCCCAAGAAGGTACTATACCTATTTACATgaatattcctttttttttttggtaatcttTTACATGAATATTCTTTACCTTTGTATCTTAGATTAATTGTAGTATGGTTTGTGAGTTAATCTAGGGTTTGATTACACTTTGATATAACTTTAttttaaatgtaaattaataGTGTGACAATATAAGATCTTCCAATGGATGATAAAAAGAAAACGGAGAGAATTTTGAAATGTTATAGacttatatatatacttatttttaatttgccatatcaaaatttctgaaatttttaatttgtcaTATCATTTTAACTCGTTAAgtttttcattcaaaataaatcaTAACTTATGTTCAGGATTATTTTGGACACTGCAACATCTTGTTACTCTATTcaattcatggttaatttgTCATATCACCTTAATTCTGTTAAATTATCTCTGAAATCTatagaaattgaaggaaatcaaTTACAATATTGTGAACTATAAGCAATATTTTCTCATTACTTAGtgccttaatttgatttttaacatgATCAGGCAATGGACTAATATTTTTTGATATGATAGCAATGAAATGAAAGAGATGACCATGATTGCCCACCTTTTTTTAGGACATAGTTGACCAtgtgaatttttaaagtttgcaaTTAGCTACAACTCATGTTAGTGAGtctaatgtatttttttttttggtagttcAATATAAGTTTTTCAAACGAACACCACATGTTTATTAACTAGCCAAATTTAAGGGTTTGTACTATGTAAAAGTAAAGAAATTGTGAAAAAGGAGGTCAAAAGTCATAACCATGAACACAAGTCATGAGGCACGTGACTTATTTTCTGTGAGAAATATAACGGTGTTAGGGTGAAATGATAAATTAAAAATCTCGAAAAGTTGATATgacaaatcatttaaaattttagttcatatgacaaattgaaactgtatatataataacacttcaaaaaaaatttcccaaagaaaaatacgATCCATGATCAAGGAGAAAAATAGGTTGTAAAACATTACTTTTGGTATAATATAACATGCTCGATCGAGTGCATGAACAAATCGAAACCATTGTTTTATATTTCGTAACATAACATGTCACATTGTGTGAAAATAATTATGATAGACTTTGATACTAGAGCACTAAGTTGTTATATTTGGATTGGGATATATATGATACGTGGTGCATGGGATGTGCAGGGCTGTCGGAGGAGCCGGTGCAACAAGAGAAGGAGATGGTGGGGAGCGGCGGAGGGGCGGCGTGGGAGGTTGCGACGGCAGGGGAGAGGCGTAAGAAGCAGCGGAGGATGAAGAAGGGGCAATTTAGAAATTGTAGTGCTGGAGGGCGTCATAATAATGATAATAACGAGGGTGTGGACGACGAGGACGACAACGACATGGACGACATGACTGGGCATGGGAACGGTGGAGGAGGGGGAATGCtgggagagagacagagggaGCACCCGTTCATTGTGACGGAGCCTGGGGAGGTGGCGCGTGGCAAAAAGAACGGCCTCGATTACCTCTTCCATCTCTACGAGCAGTGCCGCGATTTCTTGATCCAGGTCCAGAACATTGCCAAGGAGCGCGGTGAAAAATGTCCCACCAAGGTACGATGTTTTACCCATCTCCCTTTTACGTACGCTGATTTCTACTGTGGAAACTAACAGTAACTTCGTCAAGTTAGTCATTGATCTGTGGGCCCATTTCCTGTAGTACAATTAAAGGCTAGTAGGCCGTATTAAATTTCACCACAAATCTATATCTTTTAATCGAACTCAACATAAATATTAAATTATCGCGTCCATAGCGGTTTTAGTTCTATAGTTTCCGTAGAGGCCTAGTTTCGTTCACGTATTGCAGACGAAggtagattgtctgccctccttttATCATGCCCTTCTCATCCTCTCATATTTCTGcaatcacgg is drawn from Malus domestica chromosome 14, GDT2T_hap1 and contains these coding sequences:
- the AFL2 gene encoding floricaula/leafy homolog codes for the protein MDPDAFSANLFKWGLRGMVVPTNRVQLEAAVPPAAAAAAAAAGCTLRPPGELGLGGLEDLFQAYGVRYYTAAKIAELGFTVKTLLDMTDDELDDMMSSLSQIFRWELLVGERYGIKAAVRAERRHLDEEDSRRRNHVSGDTTTNALDALSQEGLSEEPVQQEKEMVGSGGGAAWEVATAGERRKKQRRMKKGQFRNCSAGGRHNNDNNEGVDDEDDNDMDDMTGHGNGGGGGMLGERQREHPFIVTEPGEVARGKKNGLDYLFHLYEQCRDFLIQVQNIAKERGEKCPTKVTNQVFRYAKKAGASYINKPKMRHYVHCYALHCLDEEASNALRRAFKERGENVGAWRQACYKPLVAIAAGQGWDIDAIFNSHPRLSIWYVPTKLRQLCHAERNNATASSSASGGGDHLPY